The following are from one region of the Magallana gigas chromosome 6, xbMagGiga1.1, whole genome shotgun sequence genome:
- the LOC105326475 gene encoding E3 ubiquitin-protein ligase NEDD4-like isoform X1, which translates to MSVQRTYGLRYIQGEPPGTTRLLRVKVLNGVNLAKKDIFGASDPYVRISLYRGDRDHGLLDTTTTSTIKKTLNPVWNEEFFFRVNPRDNKLLFEVFDSNRVTRDDFLGMVEIPLNHTTIQTETEGHALLQKSYILRPRSSRSRVKGTLELYLAYVSNGEDEENQEAEADTSGAQNSSDPSWEMVDLDNALDTLRTISCTNEASGASGPTNEESEDPLPPGWEVRTHQPTGKKYYINHNTRKTQWDPPQRGERTGSTTLPPDWEERQDSNGRIYYVNRVTRATQFERPIEESQETPSDEAQAQQRRNEAAELFRTRRHVSVEDTISMHSEMALPTSAGGVRSHEEQEESRERRMPNVRAASLDTPTVLVFQADGASAANDEEPLPAGWAMSKAPNGRVFYIDHNTRVTTWEDPRKTQNQRASVRRTGDTPTLVRRSSSNENLLQNLGPLPAGWEERTHVDGRVFYINHNNKNTQWDDPRLRLLGGPAVPYSRDYKRKYDYFRSKLRKPLSPFQNNIPNKVDIKVSRERILEDSYRAIMSLKRTDVLKARLWIEFDGEVGLDYGGVSREWFFLLSKEMFNPYYGLFEYSATDNYTLQINPLSGLANDDHLSYFEFIGRVAGMAVFHGKLLDGFFIRPFYKMMLEKPITLSDMEPVDSEYYNSLVWIMENDPVDLDLRFSVEEDYFGEITTRDLKPSGSDIIVTNDNKHEYINLVIQWRFMSRIEAQMKSFMKGFASLVPLEMIKIFDENELELLMCGLQDIDVNDWKAHSAYKGEYNPNHPVIIHFWKAVYSLNNEMRARLLQFVTGTSRVPMNGFRSLYGSNGPQLFTIEKVGNTNQLPRAHTCFNRLDLPPYNDYHELRRKLLVAVENTQGFDGVD; encoded by the exons ATGTCGGTTCAGAGGACTTATGGATTGCGATATATTCAG GGAGAGCCCCCGGGTACGACTCGTTTGTTGAGGGTGAAGGTCCTAAACGGGGTAAATTTAGCCAAGAAGGACATTTTTGGTGCAAG TGATCCTTATGTCAGAATTTCCCTGTATCGAGGGGATAGGGACCATGGACTCTTGGACACAACTACTACATCAACCATAAAAAAG acttTGAATCCTGTCTGGAATGAAGAGTTCTTTTTCAGG GTAAACCCTCGAGACAACAAGTTATTATTTGAGGTGTTCGATTCCAACCGAGTG ACCAGGGATGATTTCCTGGGAATGGTTGAAATTCCGCTGAACCACACAACAATACAGACGGAGACAGAGGGCCATGCCCTCCTGCAAAAATCGTACATACTACGCCCACGCAG CTCTCGATCCAGAGTGAAAGGTACCTTAGAGCTGTACCTGGCCTATGTATCCAATGGAGAAGATGAAGAAAATCAAGAGGCGGAAGCTGACACATCAGGGGCACAGAACTCATCTGATCCCAGT TGGGAGATGGTGGACTTGGATAATGCATTGGATACATTGAGGACAATCAGCTGTACGAACGAGGCCTCAGGAGCATCGGGTCCTACCAATGAGGAGTCGGAGGATCCCCTACCCCCAGGCTGGGAGGTCAGGACCCACCAGCCCACCGGGAAAAAGTACTACATCAATCATAACACACGCAAAACCCAGTGGGATCCTCCCCAAAG GGGTGAGAGGACAGGCAgcaccaccctacccccagaCTGGGAGGAGCGTCAGGATTCCAATGGACGGATCTACTATGTCAACAGAGTGACGCGGGCTACTCAGTTTGAAAGACCAATTGA GGAAAGTCAAGAAACCCCATCTGATGAGGCGCAGGCACAGCAGAGGAGGAACGAGGCGGCGGAACTCTTCCGTACACGTCGACATGTCAGTGTAGAGGACACCATCAGCATGCACAGTGAAATGGCACTGCCCACTTCAGCGGGGGGAGTCAGAAGTCATGAAGAGCAAGAGGAAAGCAGAGAG AGACGAATGCCAAATGTACGTGCCGCCTCTTTAGATACACCAACT GTCCTTGTGTTTCAGGCTGATGGAGCCAGTGCTGCTAATGATGAAGAGCCCCTCCCAGCAGGCTGGGCCATGAGTAAGGCCCCTAATGGCAGAGTCTTTTACATCGACCACAACACAAGGGTGACCACTTGG GAGGACCCAAGGAAGACTCAAAACCAGCGTGCCAGTGTCAGACGGACGGGGGACACCCCCACTCTGGTCAGGAGGAGCTCCTCCAATGAGAACCTCCTTCAGAATCTAGGACCTTtacca GCTGGCTGGGAAGAAAGGACACATGTGGATGGAAGAGTTTTCTACATCAACCACA ATAACAAGAATACACAATGGGATGATCCTAGATTAAGACTGCTCGGTGGGCCT GCTGTACCATACTCCAGAgattacaaaagaaaatatgactaCTTTAGGTCTAAACTACGGAAACCA CTTTCTCCATTTCAG aataaTATTCCCAATAAGGTTGACATCAAAGTCTCTAGGGAACGTATCTTGGAGGATTCATATAGAGCCATCATGTCACTTAAGAGGACAGATGTACTTAAAGCCAG GTTGTGGATAGAGTTTGACGGAGAGGTGGGGCTGGATTACGGGGGCGTGTCCAGGGAGTGGTTTTTCCTGTTATCCAAGGAAATGTTTAACCCTTATTATGGACTCTTTGAATATTCCGCTAC TGATAACTACACGCTTCAGATAAATCCACTATCTGGTTTGGCCAATGATGATCATTTGTCGTACTTTGAATTTATTGGTCGAGTGGCGGGTATGGCGGTATTTCACGGAAAGCTATTGGATG GTTTCTTCATTCGTCCATTTTACAAGATGATGTTGGAGAAGCCGATCACTTTATCAGACATGGAGCCAGTG GATTCGGAGTACTATAATTCCCTGGTCTGGATCATGGAGAACGATCCGGTTGACCTGGATCTGAGGTTCTCTGTAGAGGAGGACTACTTTGGGGAG ATTACGACCAGAGATCTTAAACCAAGTGGATCAGATATTATTGTGACAAATGATAACAAACATGAATATATCAA TTTAGTTATCCAGTGGCGATTTATGTCCAGAATTGAGGCACAAATGAAGTCTTTTATGAAAGGATTTGCCAGCTTAGTGCCTTTGGAAATGATAaaaatctttgatgaaaatgaattaGAG CTGTTGATGTGTGGTCTACAGGATATTGATGTAAATGACTGGAAGGCACATTCTGCTTATAAAGGGGAATACAACCCAAATCATCCAGTTATAATCCACTTTTGGAAG GCTGTGTATTCCCTTAACAATGAAATGAGAGCTCGTTTATTACAATTTGTGACGGGAACGTCTCGGGTCCCCATGAACGGATTCCGATCTTTGTACGGAAGCAACGGACCTCAGCTGTTTACTATAGAAAAGGTGGGCAATACCAACCAGCTGCCCAGAGCACACACCTG tTTTAATCGTTTAGACTTGCCACCATATAATGACTACCATGAACTGAGACGAAAACTCCTTGTGGCAGTAGAGAATACCCAAGGCTTCGACGGAGTGGATTAA
- the LOC105326475 gene encoding E3 ubiquitin-protein ligase NEDD4-like isoform X5 has product MSVQRTYGLRYIQGEPPGTTRLLRVKVLNGVNLAKKDIFGASDPYVRISLYRGDRDHGLLDTTTTSTIKKTLNPVWNEEFFFRVNPRDNKLLFEVFDSNRVTRDDFLGMVEIPLNHTTIQTETEGHALLQKSYILRPRSSRSRVKGTLELYLAYVSNGEDEENQEAEADTSGAQNSSDPSWEMVDLDNALDTLRTISCTNEASGASGPTNEESEDPLPPGWEVRTHQPTGKKYYINHNTRKTQWDPPQRGERTGSTTLPPDWEERQDSNGRIYYVNRVTRATQFERPIEESQETPSDEAQAQQRRNEAAELFRTRRHVSVEDTISMHSEMALPTSAGGVRSHEEQEESREADGASAANDEEPLPAGWAMSKAPNGRVFYIDHNTRVTTWEDPRKTQNQRASVRRTGDTPTLVRRSSSNENLLQNLGPLPAGWEERTHVDGRVFYINHNNKNTQWDDPRLRLLGGPAVPYSRDYKRKYDYFRSKLRKPLSPFQNNIPNKVDIKVSRERILEDSYRAIMSLKRTDVLKARLWIEFDGEVGLDYGGVSREWFFLLSKEMFNPYYGLFEYSATDNYTLQINPLSGLANDDHLSYFEFIGRVAGMAVFHGKLLDGFFIRPFYKMMLEKPITLSDMEPVDSEYYNSLVWIMENDPVDLDLRFSVEEDYFGEITTRDLKPSGSDIIVTNDNKHEYINLVIQWRFMSRIEAQMKSFMKGFASLVPLEMIKIFDENELELLMCGLQDIDVNDWKAHSAYKGEYNPNHPVIIHFWKAVYSLNNEMRARLLQFVTGTSRVPMNGFRSLYGSNGPQLFTIEKVGNTNQLPRAHTCFNRLDLPPYNDYHELRRKLLVAVENTQGFDGVD; this is encoded by the exons ATGTCGGTTCAGAGGACTTATGGATTGCGATATATTCAG GGAGAGCCCCCGGGTACGACTCGTTTGTTGAGGGTGAAGGTCCTAAACGGGGTAAATTTAGCCAAGAAGGACATTTTTGGTGCAAG TGATCCTTATGTCAGAATTTCCCTGTATCGAGGGGATAGGGACCATGGACTCTTGGACACAACTACTACATCAACCATAAAAAAG acttTGAATCCTGTCTGGAATGAAGAGTTCTTTTTCAGG GTAAACCCTCGAGACAACAAGTTATTATTTGAGGTGTTCGATTCCAACCGAGTG ACCAGGGATGATTTCCTGGGAATGGTTGAAATTCCGCTGAACCACACAACAATACAGACGGAGACAGAGGGCCATGCCCTCCTGCAAAAATCGTACATACTACGCCCACGCAG CTCTCGATCCAGAGTGAAAGGTACCTTAGAGCTGTACCTGGCCTATGTATCCAATGGAGAAGATGAAGAAAATCAAGAGGCGGAAGCTGACACATCAGGGGCACAGAACTCATCTGATCCCAGT TGGGAGATGGTGGACTTGGATAATGCATTGGATACATTGAGGACAATCAGCTGTACGAACGAGGCCTCAGGAGCATCGGGTCCTACCAATGAGGAGTCGGAGGATCCCCTACCCCCAGGCTGGGAGGTCAGGACCCACCAGCCCACCGGGAAAAAGTACTACATCAATCATAACACACGCAAAACCCAGTGGGATCCTCCCCAAAG GGGTGAGAGGACAGGCAgcaccaccctacccccagaCTGGGAGGAGCGTCAGGATTCCAATGGACGGATCTACTATGTCAACAGAGTGACGCGGGCTACTCAGTTTGAAAGACCAATTGA GGAAAGTCAAGAAACCCCATCTGATGAGGCGCAGGCACAGCAGAGGAGGAACGAGGCGGCGGAACTCTTCCGTACACGTCGACATGTCAGTGTAGAGGACACCATCAGCATGCACAGTGAAATGGCACTGCCCACTTCAGCGGGGGGAGTCAGAAGTCATGAAGAGCAAGAGGAAAGCAGAGAG GCTGATGGAGCCAGTGCTGCTAATGATGAAGAGCCCCTCCCAGCAGGCTGGGCCATGAGTAAGGCCCCTAATGGCAGAGTCTTTTACATCGACCACAACACAAGGGTGACCACTTGG GAGGACCCAAGGAAGACTCAAAACCAGCGTGCCAGTGTCAGACGGACGGGGGACACCCCCACTCTGGTCAGGAGGAGCTCCTCCAATGAGAACCTCCTTCAGAATCTAGGACCTTtacca GCTGGCTGGGAAGAAAGGACACATGTGGATGGAAGAGTTTTCTACATCAACCACA ATAACAAGAATACACAATGGGATGATCCTAGATTAAGACTGCTCGGTGGGCCT GCTGTACCATACTCCAGAgattacaaaagaaaatatgactaCTTTAGGTCTAAACTACGGAAACCA CTTTCTCCATTTCAG aataaTATTCCCAATAAGGTTGACATCAAAGTCTCTAGGGAACGTATCTTGGAGGATTCATATAGAGCCATCATGTCACTTAAGAGGACAGATGTACTTAAAGCCAG GTTGTGGATAGAGTTTGACGGAGAGGTGGGGCTGGATTACGGGGGCGTGTCCAGGGAGTGGTTTTTCCTGTTATCCAAGGAAATGTTTAACCCTTATTATGGACTCTTTGAATATTCCGCTAC TGATAACTACACGCTTCAGATAAATCCACTATCTGGTTTGGCCAATGATGATCATTTGTCGTACTTTGAATTTATTGGTCGAGTGGCGGGTATGGCGGTATTTCACGGAAAGCTATTGGATG GTTTCTTCATTCGTCCATTTTACAAGATGATGTTGGAGAAGCCGATCACTTTATCAGACATGGAGCCAGTG GATTCGGAGTACTATAATTCCCTGGTCTGGATCATGGAGAACGATCCGGTTGACCTGGATCTGAGGTTCTCTGTAGAGGAGGACTACTTTGGGGAG ATTACGACCAGAGATCTTAAACCAAGTGGATCAGATATTATTGTGACAAATGATAACAAACATGAATATATCAA TTTAGTTATCCAGTGGCGATTTATGTCCAGAATTGAGGCACAAATGAAGTCTTTTATGAAAGGATTTGCCAGCTTAGTGCCTTTGGAAATGATAaaaatctttgatgaaaatgaattaGAG CTGTTGATGTGTGGTCTACAGGATATTGATGTAAATGACTGGAAGGCACATTCTGCTTATAAAGGGGAATACAACCCAAATCATCCAGTTATAATCCACTTTTGGAAG GCTGTGTATTCCCTTAACAATGAAATGAGAGCTCGTTTATTACAATTTGTGACGGGAACGTCTCGGGTCCCCATGAACGGATTCCGATCTTTGTACGGAAGCAACGGACCTCAGCTGTTTACTATAGAAAAGGTGGGCAATACCAACCAGCTGCCCAGAGCACACACCTG tTTTAATCGTTTAGACTTGCCACCATATAATGACTACCATGAACTGAGACGAAAACTCCTTGTGGCAGTAGAGAATACCCAAGGCTTCGACGGAGTGGATTAA
- the LOC105326475 gene encoding E3 ubiquitin-protein ligase NEDD4-like isoform X2: MSVQRTYGLRYIQGEPPGTTRLLRVKVLNGVNLAKKDIFGASDPYVRISLYRGDRDHGLLDTTTTSTIKKTLNPVWNEEFFFRVNPRDNKLLFEVFDSNRVTRDDFLGMVEIPLNHTTIQTETEGHALLQKSYILRPRSSRSRVKGTLELYLAYVSNGEDEENQEAEADTSGAQNSSDPSWEMVDLDNALDTLRTISCTNEASGASGPTNEESEDPLPPGWEVRTHQPTGKKYYINHNTRKTQWDPPQRGERTGSTTLPPDWEERQDSNGRIYYVNRVTRATQFERPIEESQETPSDEAQAQQRRNEAAELFRTRRHVSVEDTISMHSEMALPTSAGGVRSHEEQEESRERRMPNVRAASLDTPTVLVFQADGASAANDEEPLPAGWAMSKAPNGRVFYIDHNTRVTTWEDPRKTQNQRASVRRTGDTPTLVRRSSSNENLLQNLGPLPAGWEERTHVDGRVFYINHNNKNTQWDDPRLRLLGGPAVPYSRDYKRKYDYFRSKLRKPNNIPNKVDIKVSRERILEDSYRAIMSLKRTDVLKARLWIEFDGEVGLDYGGVSREWFFLLSKEMFNPYYGLFEYSATDNYTLQINPLSGLANDDHLSYFEFIGRVAGMAVFHGKLLDGFFIRPFYKMMLEKPITLSDMEPVDSEYYNSLVWIMENDPVDLDLRFSVEEDYFGEITTRDLKPSGSDIIVTNDNKHEYINLVIQWRFMSRIEAQMKSFMKGFASLVPLEMIKIFDENELELLMCGLQDIDVNDWKAHSAYKGEYNPNHPVIIHFWKAVYSLNNEMRARLLQFVTGTSRVPMNGFRSLYGSNGPQLFTIEKVGNTNQLPRAHTCFNRLDLPPYNDYHELRRKLLVAVENTQGFDGVD; encoded by the exons ATGTCGGTTCAGAGGACTTATGGATTGCGATATATTCAG GGAGAGCCCCCGGGTACGACTCGTTTGTTGAGGGTGAAGGTCCTAAACGGGGTAAATTTAGCCAAGAAGGACATTTTTGGTGCAAG TGATCCTTATGTCAGAATTTCCCTGTATCGAGGGGATAGGGACCATGGACTCTTGGACACAACTACTACATCAACCATAAAAAAG acttTGAATCCTGTCTGGAATGAAGAGTTCTTTTTCAGG GTAAACCCTCGAGACAACAAGTTATTATTTGAGGTGTTCGATTCCAACCGAGTG ACCAGGGATGATTTCCTGGGAATGGTTGAAATTCCGCTGAACCACACAACAATACAGACGGAGACAGAGGGCCATGCCCTCCTGCAAAAATCGTACATACTACGCCCACGCAG CTCTCGATCCAGAGTGAAAGGTACCTTAGAGCTGTACCTGGCCTATGTATCCAATGGAGAAGATGAAGAAAATCAAGAGGCGGAAGCTGACACATCAGGGGCACAGAACTCATCTGATCCCAGT TGGGAGATGGTGGACTTGGATAATGCATTGGATACATTGAGGACAATCAGCTGTACGAACGAGGCCTCAGGAGCATCGGGTCCTACCAATGAGGAGTCGGAGGATCCCCTACCCCCAGGCTGGGAGGTCAGGACCCACCAGCCCACCGGGAAAAAGTACTACATCAATCATAACACACGCAAAACCCAGTGGGATCCTCCCCAAAG GGGTGAGAGGACAGGCAgcaccaccctacccccagaCTGGGAGGAGCGTCAGGATTCCAATGGACGGATCTACTATGTCAACAGAGTGACGCGGGCTACTCAGTTTGAAAGACCAATTGA GGAAAGTCAAGAAACCCCATCTGATGAGGCGCAGGCACAGCAGAGGAGGAACGAGGCGGCGGAACTCTTCCGTACACGTCGACATGTCAGTGTAGAGGACACCATCAGCATGCACAGTGAAATGGCACTGCCCACTTCAGCGGGGGGAGTCAGAAGTCATGAAGAGCAAGAGGAAAGCAGAGAG AGACGAATGCCAAATGTACGTGCCGCCTCTTTAGATACACCAACT GTCCTTGTGTTTCAGGCTGATGGAGCCAGTGCTGCTAATGATGAAGAGCCCCTCCCAGCAGGCTGGGCCATGAGTAAGGCCCCTAATGGCAGAGTCTTTTACATCGACCACAACACAAGGGTGACCACTTGG GAGGACCCAAGGAAGACTCAAAACCAGCGTGCCAGTGTCAGACGGACGGGGGACACCCCCACTCTGGTCAGGAGGAGCTCCTCCAATGAGAACCTCCTTCAGAATCTAGGACCTTtacca GCTGGCTGGGAAGAAAGGACACATGTGGATGGAAGAGTTTTCTACATCAACCACA ATAACAAGAATACACAATGGGATGATCCTAGATTAAGACTGCTCGGTGGGCCT GCTGTACCATACTCCAGAgattacaaaagaaaatatgactaCTTTAGGTCTAAACTACGGAAACCA aataaTATTCCCAATAAGGTTGACATCAAAGTCTCTAGGGAACGTATCTTGGAGGATTCATATAGAGCCATCATGTCACTTAAGAGGACAGATGTACTTAAAGCCAG GTTGTGGATAGAGTTTGACGGAGAGGTGGGGCTGGATTACGGGGGCGTGTCCAGGGAGTGGTTTTTCCTGTTATCCAAGGAAATGTTTAACCCTTATTATGGACTCTTTGAATATTCCGCTAC TGATAACTACACGCTTCAGATAAATCCACTATCTGGTTTGGCCAATGATGATCATTTGTCGTACTTTGAATTTATTGGTCGAGTGGCGGGTATGGCGGTATTTCACGGAAAGCTATTGGATG GTTTCTTCATTCGTCCATTTTACAAGATGATGTTGGAGAAGCCGATCACTTTATCAGACATGGAGCCAGTG GATTCGGAGTACTATAATTCCCTGGTCTGGATCATGGAGAACGATCCGGTTGACCTGGATCTGAGGTTCTCTGTAGAGGAGGACTACTTTGGGGAG ATTACGACCAGAGATCTTAAACCAAGTGGATCAGATATTATTGTGACAAATGATAACAAACATGAATATATCAA TTTAGTTATCCAGTGGCGATTTATGTCCAGAATTGAGGCACAAATGAAGTCTTTTATGAAAGGATTTGCCAGCTTAGTGCCTTTGGAAATGATAaaaatctttgatgaaaatgaattaGAG CTGTTGATGTGTGGTCTACAGGATATTGATGTAAATGACTGGAAGGCACATTCTGCTTATAAAGGGGAATACAACCCAAATCATCCAGTTATAATCCACTTTTGGAAG GCTGTGTATTCCCTTAACAATGAAATGAGAGCTCGTTTATTACAATTTGTGACGGGAACGTCTCGGGTCCCCATGAACGGATTCCGATCTTTGTACGGAAGCAACGGACCTCAGCTGTTTACTATAGAAAAGGTGGGCAATACCAACCAGCTGCCCAGAGCACACACCTG tTTTAATCGTTTAGACTTGCCACCATATAATGACTACCATGAACTGAGACGAAAACTCCTTGTGGCAGTAGAGAATACCCAAGGCTTCGACGGAGTGGATTAA
- the LOC105326475 gene encoding E3 ubiquitin-protein ligase NEDD4-like isoform X3 yields the protein MSVQRTYGLRYIQGEPPGTTRLLRVKVLNGVNLAKKDIFGASDPYVRISLYRGDRDHGLLDTTTTSTIKKTLNPVWNEEFFFRVNPRDNKLLFEVFDSNRVTRDDFLGMVEIPLNHTTIQTETEGHALLQKSYILRPRSSRSRVKGTLELYLAYVSNGEDEENQEAEADTSGAQNSSDPSWEMVDLDNALDTLRTISCTNEASGASGPTNEESEDPLPPGWEVRTHQPTGKKYYINHNTRKTQWDPPQRGERTGSTTLPPDWEERQDSNGRIYYVNRVTRATQFERPIEESQETPSDEAQAQQRRNEAAELFRTRRHVSVEDTISMHSEMALPTSAGGVRSHEEQEESRERRMPNVRAASLDTPTADGASAANDEEPLPAGWAMSKAPNGRVFYIDHNTRVTTWEDPRKTQNQRASVRRTGDTPTLVRRSSSNENLLQNLGPLPAGWEERTHVDGRVFYINHNNKNTQWDDPRLRLLGGPAVPYSRDYKRKYDYFRSKLRKPLSPFQNNIPNKVDIKVSRERILEDSYRAIMSLKRTDVLKARLWIEFDGEVGLDYGGVSREWFFLLSKEMFNPYYGLFEYSATDNYTLQINPLSGLANDDHLSYFEFIGRVAGMAVFHGKLLDGFFIRPFYKMMLEKPITLSDMEPVDSEYYNSLVWIMENDPVDLDLRFSVEEDYFGEITTRDLKPSGSDIIVTNDNKHEYINLVIQWRFMSRIEAQMKSFMKGFASLVPLEMIKIFDENELELLMCGLQDIDVNDWKAHSAYKGEYNPNHPVIIHFWKAVYSLNNEMRARLLQFVTGTSRVPMNGFRSLYGSNGPQLFTIEKVGNTNQLPRAHTCFNRLDLPPYNDYHELRRKLLVAVENTQGFDGVD from the exons ATGTCGGTTCAGAGGACTTATGGATTGCGATATATTCAG GGAGAGCCCCCGGGTACGACTCGTTTGTTGAGGGTGAAGGTCCTAAACGGGGTAAATTTAGCCAAGAAGGACATTTTTGGTGCAAG TGATCCTTATGTCAGAATTTCCCTGTATCGAGGGGATAGGGACCATGGACTCTTGGACACAACTACTACATCAACCATAAAAAAG acttTGAATCCTGTCTGGAATGAAGAGTTCTTTTTCAGG GTAAACCCTCGAGACAACAAGTTATTATTTGAGGTGTTCGATTCCAACCGAGTG ACCAGGGATGATTTCCTGGGAATGGTTGAAATTCCGCTGAACCACACAACAATACAGACGGAGACAGAGGGCCATGCCCTCCTGCAAAAATCGTACATACTACGCCCACGCAG CTCTCGATCCAGAGTGAAAGGTACCTTAGAGCTGTACCTGGCCTATGTATCCAATGGAGAAGATGAAGAAAATCAAGAGGCGGAAGCTGACACATCAGGGGCACAGAACTCATCTGATCCCAGT TGGGAGATGGTGGACTTGGATAATGCATTGGATACATTGAGGACAATCAGCTGTACGAACGAGGCCTCAGGAGCATCGGGTCCTACCAATGAGGAGTCGGAGGATCCCCTACCCCCAGGCTGGGAGGTCAGGACCCACCAGCCCACCGGGAAAAAGTACTACATCAATCATAACACACGCAAAACCCAGTGGGATCCTCCCCAAAG GGGTGAGAGGACAGGCAgcaccaccctacccccagaCTGGGAGGAGCGTCAGGATTCCAATGGACGGATCTACTATGTCAACAGAGTGACGCGGGCTACTCAGTTTGAAAGACCAATTGA GGAAAGTCAAGAAACCCCATCTGATGAGGCGCAGGCACAGCAGAGGAGGAACGAGGCGGCGGAACTCTTCCGTACACGTCGACATGTCAGTGTAGAGGACACCATCAGCATGCACAGTGAAATGGCACTGCCCACTTCAGCGGGGGGAGTCAGAAGTCATGAAGAGCAAGAGGAAAGCAGAGAG AGACGAATGCCAAATGTACGTGCCGCCTCTTTAGATACACCAACT GCTGATGGAGCCAGTGCTGCTAATGATGAAGAGCCCCTCCCAGCAGGCTGGGCCATGAGTAAGGCCCCTAATGGCAGAGTCTTTTACATCGACCACAACACAAGGGTGACCACTTGG GAGGACCCAAGGAAGACTCAAAACCAGCGTGCCAGTGTCAGACGGACGGGGGACACCCCCACTCTGGTCAGGAGGAGCTCCTCCAATGAGAACCTCCTTCAGAATCTAGGACCTTtacca GCTGGCTGGGAAGAAAGGACACATGTGGATGGAAGAGTTTTCTACATCAACCACA ATAACAAGAATACACAATGGGATGATCCTAGATTAAGACTGCTCGGTGGGCCT GCTGTACCATACTCCAGAgattacaaaagaaaatatgactaCTTTAGGTCTAAACTACGGAAACCA CTTTCTCCATTTCAG aataaTATTCCCAATAAGGTTGACATCAAAGTCTCTAGGGAACGTATCTTGGAGGATTCATATAGAGCCATCATGTCACTTAAGAGGACAGATGTACTTAAAGCCAG GTTGTGGATAGAGTTTGACGGAGAGGTGGGGCTGGATTACGGGGGCGTGTCCAGGGAGTGGTTTTTCCTGTTATCCAAGGAAATGTTTAACCCTTATTATGGACTCTTTGAATATTCCGCTAC TGATAACTACACGCTTCAGATAAATCCACTATCTGGTTTGGCCAATGATGATCATTTGTCGTACTTTGAATTTATTGGTCGAGTGGCGGGTATGGCGGTATTTCACGGAAAGCTATTGGATG GTTTCTTCATTCGTCCATTTTACAAGATGATGTTGGAGAAGCCGATCACTTTATCAGACATGGAGCCAGTG GATTCGGAGTACTATAATTCCCTGGTCTGGATCATGGAGAACGATCCGGTTGACCTGGATCTGAGGTTCTCTGTAGAGGAGGACTACTTTGGGGAG ATTACGACCAGAGATCTTAAACCAAGTGGATCAGATATTATTGTGACAAATGATAACAAACATGAATATATCAA TTTAGTTATCCAGTGGCGATTTATGTCCAGAATTGAGGCACAAATGAAGTCTTTTATGAAAGGATTTGCCAGCTTAGTGCCTTTGGAAATGATAaaaatctttgatgaaaatgaattaGAG CTGTTGATGTGTGGTCTACAGGATATTGATGTAAATGACTGGAAGGCACATTCTGCTTATAAAGGGGAATACAACCCAAATCATCCAGTTATAATCCACTTTTGGAAG GCTGTGTATTCCCTTAACAATGAAATGAGAGCTCGTTTATTACAATTTGTGACGGGAACGTCTCGGGTCCCCATGAACGGATTCCGATCTTTGTACGGAAGCAACGGACCTCAGCTGTTTACTATAGAAAAGGTGGGCAATACCAACCAGCTGCCCAGAGCACACACCTG tTTTAATCGTTTAGACTTGCCACCATATAATGACTACCATGAACTGAGACGAAAACTCCTTGTGGCAGTAGAGAATACCCAAGGCTTCGACGGAGTGGATTAA